The Toxorhynchites rutilus septentrionalis strain SRP chromosome 3, ASM2978413v1, whole genome shotgun sequence genome includes a region encoding these proteins:
- the LOC129779497 gene encoding uncharacterized protein LOC129779497 isoform X1: MMGYFSKRNIFIYCCISACLSLITYLIAFSCEVSWVLEAKGNLPIPSYLLCAEYFILFVSSAILIHGLSTGISWGLLSWSIIIGALSVPELALVMYMTIQYWGLQSAHGLTELVGYLVRLIVNCLALLCVIPTALRWRQEKKVLSQLESLASRLQLTTPTPSTPFDAANGMSSLRASKRSHASRRPSTGFDNPGYVPHETNTLDIVQQYTAYNNLYGSQSEFNASIFGLNPSQYIGPPPPPMAAKCKKTQSLLDLRFIFPPKFLTMNEKKDAKEKGNDETDSVLNNNLKNRIHNKLNEGISKASKDSNSIIEMNTDPTSASNDPIYHTIESTKPNKILGRNCVSLENLGNITLSESPLPYKKNEYAQYRYGNNLLKNFTLNPWNVIAYNPAYSAYPPSYFPYHPHPYVYQMHHNHFPHGGGGGYFGSPHHHPPPPSHHHPGGGHGAAYNTNHSTISYSYNNGYVNSANNSRQSLGNESDDFRKYRDVAL, encoded by the exons ATCACGTACCTAATAGCATTTTCCTGCGAAGTTTCGTGGGTCCTGGAGGCAAAAGGAAATCTGCCTATACCGTCCTATTTGCTGTGTGCGGAATACTTCATCCTTTTCGTGTCCTCCGCCATTCTAATCCATGGGCTGTCAACG GGCATATCGTGGGGTTTACTCAGTTGGTCGATTATCATTGGGGCGCTCTCGGTGCCGGAATTGGCGCTAGTTATGTATATGACTATCCAGTACTGG ggCCTCCAGTCGGCGCATGGACTAACGGAATTAGTAGGATATTTAGTACGTTTAATAGTCAATTGTTTGGCACTGCTTTGCGTCATTCCGACTGCCTTAAG ATGGCGCCAGGAGAAGAAAGTCCTATCACAGCTCGAATCCCTTGCATCGAGGCTTCAGTTGACAACACCGACGCCTTCCACTCCGTTTGACGCCGCCAATGGAATGAGCTCGTTGCGAGCCAGCAAACGAAGCCATGCAAGCCGACGTCCTTCCACTGGCTTCGACAATCCGGGTTATGTTCCACACGAAACCAATACGTTGGATATCGTCCAGCAGTACACGGCCTACAACAACTTGTACGGATCGCAGAGTGAGTTCAACGCGAGTATATTCGGACTGAATCCTTCGCAGTACATCGGACCACCTCCGCCACCGATGGCGGCAAAGTGTAAGAAAACCCAATCTCTGTTGGATCTACGATTTATTTTCCCTCCTAAGTTTCTCACCATGAACGAGAAGAAAGATGCCAAAGAAAAGGGAAATGACGAGACGGATAGTGTGCTGAACAACAATCTGAAAAATAGGATACACAACAAGTTGAACGAAGGGATCAGCAAAGCTAGTAAGGACAGCAATAGCATCATTGAGATGAATACTGATCCTACGTCTGCGAGCAACGATCCAATTTACCACACGATCGAATCAACGAAACCCAACAAAATTCTCGGTCGAAATTGTGTATCGTTGGAGAATTTGGGTAACATAACCCTCTCGGAGTCACCACTGCCATACAAAAAGAATGAATACGCCCAGTATCGATACGGCAACAATTTGCTCAAAAACTTCACTCTAAACCCGTGGAACGTAATTGCGTACAATCCGGCATACAGCGCGTATCCTCCTTCATATTTCCCCTACCACCCACATCCGTATGTTTATCAGATGCATCATAATCATTTCCCCCATGGCGGGGGTGGGGGATACTTCGGTTCACCGCATCATCACCCTCCGCCACCTTCGCATCATCATCCAGGAGGGGGACATGGGGCAGCCTACAATACCAACCATTCGACCATTAGTTATAGTTACAACAATGGCTATGTGAATAGCGCGAATAACAGTCGTCAATCGCTCGGCAACGAATCGGATGACTTTCGGAAGTACCGCGATGTGGCGCTGTGA
- the LOC129779497 gene encoding uncharacterized protein LOC129779497 isoform X2, with the protein MYMTIQYWGLQSAHGLTELVGYLVRLIVNCLALLCVIPTALRWRQEKKVLSQLESLASRLQLTTPTPSTPFDAANGMSSLRASKRSHASRRPSTGFDNPGYVPHETNTLDIVQQYTAYNNLYGSQSEFNASIFGLNPSQYIGPPPPPMAAKCKKTQSLLDLRFIFPPKFLTMNEKKDAKEKGNDETDSVLNNNLKNRIHNKLNEGISKASKDSNSIIEMNTDPTSASNDPIYHTIESTKPNKILGRNCVSLENLGNITLSESPLPYKKNEYAQYRYGNNLLKNFTLNPWNVIAYNPAYSAYPPSYFPYHPHPYVYQMHHNHFPHGGGGGYFGSPHHHPPPPSHHHPGGGHGAAYNTNHSTISYSYNNGYVNSANNSRQSLGNESDDFRKYRDVAL; encoded by the exons ATGTATATGACTATCCAGTACTGG ggCCTCCAGTCGGCGCATGGACTAACGGAATTAGTAGGATATTTAGTACGTTTAATAGTCAATTGTTTGGCACTGCTTTGCGTCATTCCGACTGCCTTAAG ATGGCGCCAGGAGAAGAAAGTCCTATCACAGCTCGAATCCCTTGCATCGAGGCTTCAGTTGACAACACCGACGCCTTCCACTCCGTTTGACGCCGCCAATGGAATGAGCTCGTTGCGAGCCAGCAAACGAAGCCATGCAAGCCGACGTCCTTCCACTGGCTTCGACAATCCGGGTTATGTTCCACACGAAACCAATACGTTGGATATCGTCCAGCAGTACACGGCCTACAACAACTTGTACGGATCGCAGAGTGAGTTCAACGCGAGTATATTCGGACTGAATCCTTCGCAGTACATCGGACCACCTCCGCCACCGATGGCGGCAAAGTGTAAGAAAACCCAATCTCTGTTGGATCTACGATTTATTTTCCCTCCTAAGTTTCTCACCATGAACGAGAAGAAAGATGCCAAAGAAAAGGGAAATGACGAGACGGATAGTGTGCTGAACAACAATCTGAAAAATAGGATACACAACAAGTTGAACGAAGGGATCAGCAAAGCTAGTAAGGACAGCAATAGCATCATTGAGATGAATACTGATCCTACGTCTGCGAGCAACGATCCAATTTACCACACGATCGAATCAACGAAACCCAACAAAATTCTCGGTCGAAATTGTGTATCGTTGGAGAATTTGGGTAACATAACCCTCTCGGAGTCACCACTGCCATACAAAAAGAATGAATACGCCCAGTATCGATACGGCAACAATTTGCTCAAAAACTTCACTCTAAACCCGTGGAACGTAATTGCGTACAATCCGGCATACAGCGCGTATCCTCCTTCATATTTCCCCTACCACCCACATCCGTATGTTTATCAGATGCATCATAATCATTTCCCCCATGGCGGGGGTGGGGGATACTTCGGTTCACCGCATCATCACCCTCCGCCACCTTCGCATCATCATCCAGGAGGGGGACATGGGGCAGCCTACAATACCAACCATTCGACCATTAGTTATAGTTACAACAATGGCTATGTGAATAGCGCGAATAACAGTCGTCAATCGCTCGGCAACGAATCGGATGACTTTCGGAAGTACCGCGATGTGGCGCTGTGA